The Danio aesculapii chromosome 7, fDanAes4.1, whole genome shotgun sequence DNA window tgcacataacagctgcacatataacgttgtatatagtaataaacacgtacatacacttgtcaatctgtatatttgcactcactacttacttctatatttaatatatatttattatctgttttctgtcctgtctctgttatcctgttgcactgtagaagctctgtcaccaaaacaaattcctcgtatgtgtgaacatacctggcaataaagctctttctaaagctcataatagtttgaaaacattgacagacagTTTTGAATatctttacagtactgtaaaatataagcctaaacacacacacacacacacgcgcaaacTTGGTATTTTggtaaaacttaatttatttatgtatttttgtcatGGCAGggttgatatttgcatggaattgctctgtAGCCACCATCTCggtgttcattctgctgttgtaaATTCAGCAAACAGCCATAAAATCATAAAACTAGAAGCCGTTTTTTTCCATGAGACCACTTTTATTCAGCAGTGACGCTCGTTATTATGTGATTAAAACGCAAGTCACGTCATTCAATTGTCTTGGTTCATTTTAAGGTTGATTGGCATTGGGAGTGAAACGGCTTACCCTTTTtgtaatgctaatgctaattaaACTACAGTAGTATCAGGGCTCGATCGGGGGAAATAAAGGCAGGTTGTGTAGAAGTGCCATTCGATATGGCGCGAGAGAAAGGGAAAGCCAGATGAGATAACTGTAATTAGAAGCTGATGGAAGAGGCGGCCCAGACTCGTATGGAAGATTTCCAAGACTTTGTTAGCGCCAGACAGGCGACGCTGTCCGAATGCAAATACGTGACACCTGTCCTGCTCCTGTACGTTTTCATGACCCAAAACCAATAAAGGCCACGCTGCAATCTGAGCTCAAGCTCTAAATCTACACAAATATTCAGCCTGATATTTAAAGCAATTTTTCTGCTCAGGAAGTTGCGTGCGAGAGAGGATGTGTGTCGAACACGAGAGTAAGCTACACCTTTGTAATGTTTGCTTCTTGTCTTTTGCAGTGAAAGAAGCTGGAGATGTCTCAGAAGAAGATATTCCTGGTATTGATTGCAATCAGCACTGTCAGCTTTCTTCTGCACCATGGGGGTCACTTGAACTTGTAAGAGCCTTTGAAAAATGATCCTTTCATTCGGTCCACACCCTCATACCCACACGTATGCTTCCTGAATCTCATCCACTTTGTGTCAAAGAAGTAGGCAGCACTGACTCAGCCAAAATGTGTTGTTGCAGTCAATAATTGTACAGTTCTTTGCTGTTTTGACCACATTATATCACTTGTCAAACTTTGAGCTTCATAAGTCATTCCTCATTTCTGTCaccatttatttttttggattattCAATTGCCTCGTACTTTACCTTGCATTAAAGATGACCTACAATCAGCCACCAAGCTGGTCTACACTGGTTTAGATGGAGTCCCGTTCAGattatgcaatgttaagtttaattttaaagggcacctatggtaaaaaatctacttttcaagctgtttggacagacatatgtgcatgtatggtgaatagactgtcatattggggtgatataagcacacccagtgcttttttttcaatttaacaacataaaaacggtggaccaattggagcggttttcaaatcgaccgcaactttatgtaggagtacggttccccccgcccaccaatattgatcgacaggcgcgtcatcatatcctcagtttgttgattcacgtccgccattttcagcgtgagtcgaagcgatatcactaaaggaacacgctagctctatttttagatgcaaggctcattgggctcaacacaagatcaatattctccacattatcgctctaatcagaattattggttgtctctttaggtaggtttgcaaacatgtgtacttctcattgagtctaccttatacttcagccgtttgcatttctcacaatcccagaagctccctgtgatcttaactagcatgcgttttagaattctaaacataggtttctatcagggtacactcaagtcgacggctgggcgccgcggaccgctgcagaaacctgtgtttagaattcaaaaatgcgtggcgcgacgattcgggacacttcatgcttctgccgcgctacagagagtgtctggtgtgccgtgtcgcggcttcgagcggtgcatccggtgcctcagtcaaagttaattcagtgtgcgtggttattagtgtcggtgtacaagctcggcactttgAACTAGCTCACAGTTGGCTGTagaactgtacaaagacacaaatgattttgtactctctgcttggtctgtgtcagagtcgtacatgtacgactgaatgctggtcctctcactctagctcgttctcgcagtctgcctgtcagactctgttgcaaacgcagagcaggtgagctcatggtcccgcccccttgttacgttggcgggaagcagaaactaatttacatgtgaagcaacacacccctaaatcagcgaactgtggacacgcccccaacatgatactttttaacacattataataaaacaatctgaattgtgttttgaactgaacctaaactgacacactcagaagaaccataatattaatattaaatcataaaaaagaggtaaactatgggccctttaaactaatttcgagaggagcatgtgcccatgattgacccagctggtccacattagctaattatGATcttccaatcaaaggatcccaagtcactatatactcatttcctttctacaactatcttctccccccccccccccccccccccccctccaccccttcttccacctttatccagaatgggtggcacagtggcgcagtgactagcactgttgcctcacagcaagaatatcacTGGTGTCGGGTCCTTGCTGGgacatctggtatttctgtgtggagtttgcatgttctccacgtatCCCCGTGGGGTTGCCCGATTTTCTCCCACCgtccaaatatgctctatattatagataaaataagcccaAATCTTTTtgtgtcttactctcaggaagttctcCTTGGCCTCAGCAGTTGGGGGAGTTTGAGATGAACCTGAGCTTAATTTCCCCTTGCCCTGTAAAAGGGGGGAGCCCTGGGCCCGAGGATcacttgagctcagggctctttcctgggacagcacgccaaacaagctatgtataaatcatgagctaagtgtttCAGCATGAATTGCTTGTCATATGGTGTTGTGGGGATTCGTAAAAGACAAATGGCTGTCAAgactagggatgtcctgatcaggttgttttgccctcgagtccaagtcatttgattttgagtatctaccgatccaatacttctataatacttaaagaataaagaagaccgaagaaacagatccagaatgttccttatttgttatttaattgactttattttaacattcaacaactctgttaacaaacagagcacttctgtgaggtagcttgaacaatcaagtaataaaaagtataaattcTTCAcgtttggactttagtgcaacaggaaatatacaaaaaaacgaatataaaaacaaatacaccTCAGTttaaaatacctggcaggcaattccaagtttacagatctcacagtttgctgtggcaatgttgtcatcatcaactttataaacCTCCAGAGCGCAGTCATACTCGctctttctgcttcaagctgattctgtgttctactttggcggcatttaaccaatagcgtctctgcaagtgatgtcatgccgcacgcatTGCTTTAACTctaggtctaactctgtgccaccacatacctatagatgtgttaaaaatactagaatatatatacatatacatattaaagTTCTGATTGGGAGGTAATATCCGaatccgatcgagtctgaaaccatgtAATAGGGCCCGATTTctagagatggcaaaagtacacacatcctttactcaagtagaagtacagatactcatgtttaaaacaactctagtaaaagtaaagtactctgtactcaagtagaagtaaagaagtacggcctgtaaaatgtacttaagtattcGATACTACTCCCTGTTTTAGTTTCACGGTGGTAACTAAACTGCACATAACGTATACATctatacaaaataacttatgTTTCTAATTTATGTGTTACTTGCAAAGTAGCCAACCAACATCACTCTACATTATTGTTGTCCAAAACGTTGTCCTTTGTATCATCACCTGGACACAAAATCTTATATTGGCAGAAATAtcagaattaaaatattactccAATATTTGCACACAATAGAAGCACACAATCTCTTCCTTACACAGATATTAAAAGAGCAAAGCAAAAGGGACTGTGGTTCTTCCATGCCATTGAAGAAAGCTTTGTGGATTTATAGCAACAGTACGCTTGCCTGTATGGACTACCATgacagaataaaatataaatgttggcAATCAATAGCCAAGGCTTTTGGCTGCAACCTGATGAGTCGGTACTGGAATTACCAAGTAAAACTAATCACTCATTATATTCTCATTCAAATTAGGCTGCAGGTAAAGAGTGTGTCTTTAAACCAGCTGGTTGTAGACTTTGTCTACAGCTGTTTCTGCCGCTCCAAAAGCGCCTCTTACTGGCACAGAGTGAATCTACAGTTTTTATTCTGAAACCACACAAACGCACAGTACAGTATGTTGGGGAAATTGCCATCTTTGGGAAACACTTGATTCAATTCAAGAAACTTTACTGTCCATCCCCACAGGGATTAGAAAGTTGTCTTTAGACAAAGGCTCACTGGTTACAATTGATAAAcaattacagacatttataatGCAAAGACGTTTCAAAGACATTTCTTGCAGGTCTTACTCTGTCATATATGTCGTCCATGGCATGTCAAGACTTTATGTAGTCAAAATTGCATAATCTGACATACAGTGGTCATTCGTTATTCGCGAGAGTTGCgttctaaaaaaaaacacaataggcAAAATGTGcgaagtagtccgctttattttttacattatagaTGTCTTGTTGGAATATTTAACCGTGTTCCATGCAAGGACAGGAGAGGGTTTTTCTTCAATGTAAAAAATCgtagtaatttattggatacaaatgaataattcaattTATTTCTGGTAttctcaatgcaatgcaaaagttacaCTTAGGAGGtgtgcaaaaatgtacatttcctgGTGCACGCTTTTATACGCAGCTGGTGGAGTTTAGTgtaattcgtcacttgtcaatgaTTCTCCAGTCATTTGCCGCACCCATACATGCgtcctctttttatttatttttgtcaactgcacattctgtgttcagtttcaacacatttctgctgaCAGGAAGTTTCGCTGCAGACCTcagcagggccgtgcacaggggggtggcccggtggctagagccactgtcCCTTttgctgaggtgcccctcttgctcaatcgacCCCCTCCCCCgatcttcactttgcgatcacaAACTCCACCACCCCACCCACTCTTCAATTTGCAAATGCGTTGAGCACCTGCCCCTGTAAGGATCTATGCACGGGCCTGGACCTGGTTAATTTTGGACAATCAGGCCTTGTGATAAGGCATATCGCACTCAACAGAAGAAGTTAAAATAGCACCTTTAAGCAAtccaaatacaattgtttaatgaaaagaaaaagagacaaaaataatttaaatatattccttttcacaacataaGGCTGTAAAATAGTTGTGTGAAATTCAGATCACTATACTGACTCGGACCTTTTGAGTTTCATTGTTTGAGATGAGCGAATCTTTTTTGGAGTCATTTTGTTCATTTGACAATAAAAATTgtgaatcagaaatcagaatcaggGGCTCCCGACTTTATCAAGGTCTCCTAACCAAATCAAATTGCCAAAATGCCTTTACAACTGCAATGCAgaccagcctggtggccaatTGAAACTTTCAAAGCACCATTAGCCTGACTAAGGTGTTATCAGCATGATGCTTTATGACCTGTACTGATATCTGCATTGACTCTGATTGCAGGACATTAGAGACATTCTGGATGGGCTGTCCGTCCTTCACGGTCTCCGTCAACCAGGGCAGCGGTGGACATTCAGGTAAACACACCAGTGTAGCCTTCTTGAAGACACATAAAACTGCCAGCTCCACTGTGCAGAACATCCTCTTCCGTTTCGCTGAACGCAACAACCTCACTGTGGCGCTGCCCATCACCTCCTGCGACCACCAGTTCTGCTACCCTCGGCCATTCAGCGTCCACTTCGTCCATCCGCACACCTCGCCCCCTGACATCATCACCAGTCATCTACGGTTCAGCAGGACTGAGCTGCGGCGCCTCATGCCCAACAACACCATCTACATCACCATACTGCGGGAACCGGGTGCGATGTTTGAATCTCTGTTTTCCTATTATAATCAGTACTGTCTTAGCTTTAAGCGGGTCCCGAATGGCTCTCTAGAGACTTTCCTCGACGAGCCTTGGAACTACTATCGTCCAGATGAAAAGGATTCAATGTATGCGAGGAATACTCTGACCTTTGACCTAGGTGGTGATAAGGATCGTCCGTTTACGGAGTTGTACGTGAAACGATTCGCTGCCGAGATGGAGAAAGTGTTCTCGCTTGTTATGATTGCAGAATACTTTGATGAATCCTTGGTGCTGCTACGCCGCTTGTTGTCTTGGGATCTCGACGATGTTCTTTACATCAGTCTCAACATGCGCACAGCCGACTCCAAAAGCAGCCTTTCTAGTGATAATACGGAGAAAATAAGAGACTGGAATGCTATAGATTCTGCTCTCTACGATCATTTCAATGCCTCGTTATGGCGGCAGCTGAGAGCATTGGGACTAGCATGTGTTGAGCGGGAAGTCCAGTTGTTGCGGCAGTCTCGAGACCGACTTGTTCGCAGCTGTTTCGGGGGAAATTTACCACCACTTCGCTCTGCTGCACAAATCACGAATAAAGAGTTGCGGCCATGGCAGCCCAGTGCAAAAGTGACAATCGTTGGGTATGATTTACCAGTTAATATATCAAAAAAAGGCCCCATCCCTCCACGAGATGAGTGTCTAAAGATGATAATGCCAGAAGTGCAGTACACAAAGCTGTTGCTTCGTTCAGAATCTGTACGTTATCGAAAGCGGCTTCCAATACGGAGCCGCCAGCAGACTGCGAGATCCGTGGGACAACCTCGGGTACACAAAGAGTCCCAGTCTCAGAGTTTGCTCCCATGACCTTCGGAGACTATGGTTCGAAGCACCAGAGTTATTTCCCCAATAAAAAAGCGTGAAAGCATAGTTTTTTATTTCCTAGTTGATCTAGACTGCATCTTTTAATGTTTATGAGATGTTGGAATTATTTAAAAGCTTGAGGTTATACCTCTTTTATATTGAATGTGAGCACGACCACATGCACGCTCACAACCCTTGTTAAATTGGTGAAAAAGTGAAGGAAAACCATTTGTATTCAAGTCCAAAAACTTGACATCGGGAATGTTTCTCAATCTCTCAAGGACAATCTCTCCACAGATATACCATCGTTCACTGTTTGCGTTTAAGCCATCTTTACCCTTCAGGAAAATCCTGATTGATCCACTTCAGACCTGCTTTTACATGGTCTCTAGCTAGTGGAAGCTAAACTTTTGTGGTTATACCTGGTCCAAGATGTGTCAAGATGGTCAATTACCAGCTAGTGACTATTAGGTTGACCATCATGAGCAAGCTTGCTTAGTGTTGGTAGACCAGCTAACCATattgatgatgatttttttttcagcagggtatataTTTGAAGTTAAGACATTTTTGTAATAATTGCATTTGGGTGTTGTTAGGCTTACCAAAAAGCCCTTCATTTGAGCGTGAACTTGTACACAAGCTTATCAATATATTGACAGCTGCACCTGAGCCACAAGTCACCATAATCGACTCTTCAGTTGTGGTCAGAAAACCCCAGCATCATGTGTCGATGATGCAAGCTTCTCGAAGGACATCTAAATATTTAATCATTCAGTCTTTAGCCTGTCTTCAGGCAGCACTTGGGTTACACAGCCCTACGTTTTCATGAAGGAATCTCGGACTGAGTCGGAGAGGCTCAGCCTTGATTAGAAGCTAGGAATGGTGACAGGACAGTTTGTCAACACAGACACTGCTGATATGTGAAACATCGCTGTCTGTTATCAGCTAGAGTGAGCAGTGTGTTGGTTTCATCCTTGCGTAATTTTCACTATCGCTCTTACAATGAAGCACTTGCAAATATCTAATTTATGTCATTTAAATTAGACTAAGAAGGACCAGGGACGGCCAAGCTGGAGCGTGTACTCTGGTTCCCCGAGCCCTGCTAATGGTTGGAGTAATTCGAAATTGAACGAAAACAAcccattacaattggcttaagattggcaatgaaATTTCTGGAATTGCAAAAAAAACTAGACTAGGAAATGCAGCTCCATGTTGTACATTTAAGACACACAATACAGAAGCAAGTGTGTTTGCATACTTGTGTAGAGTCTTTTTCTGGTCTAACTAGGAGCGTGTTAAGGTTTTCTGTGGTGGTCACCTTCATAGTAGTAGTGCCGGTTGGATGTTAAAAAATCCGTCCTTTGACTGTATTGTTGtaattaaaggcacagtatgtaatattcaccactagagggcacatgttcacaacaaacaaaggcgtcaTTTGATGACACCATGATTGAGTGTGGGACTAGCCATACATCAACATGAATTTTGCAAGGTATTCAACATTAAccatcatggtagtatgaagcagagcaAGGCTGAATGCCATGAAGCGTAACGAGAGAAACTCTGAAGCAGTTGCTGATGAGCATGAAAAAGCAGTGAAGCTTTTATCATGCCAACGTCCACTATTTCCGGTTCTTCCACTCGTGATCACATGGAAAAGACGCAGCCTTTTTTTAATCAGACTAAATACATTTCAGACTGCTCTGTGTGGTCTATTTAAACATACAACATCTTAAAGCCACCTAGCCTGTTCCATGTTTAGTGTGTGACATCATTAGCATTGCCACACACTGGCACAGTCCATCTCACTacttaaaattgcttatttctctggatttaaacATCCTTTAATACACTTGATATAATAGAAGCAAAATCTACAACACGGTTCTAGTGGTTtgtgaatattttaatgaaagagtcttgcatattgtgcctttaaaacaCAGCACTACATCACTTTCtttcaagtggtgctcactgcagagccagtATGGGAGTTCAACTCTGTGGACTTATTGGGTGTTGCTTGAATTAGTTATGTttaatgccccattcacacgaggcgtcagctttaacgcttcccattcacttggatgggtgacgtcaggtgttgccgaactgcattgtggatccgtcggcacCGCTTCAGAGACGTTGCTTACTGCAGAAGTTGgtacttgctcaacttttcaagcgccgacggaagcgtcagccagttagatcgctgtatgcaaatacactagctcaggcagtggcctattgctgactaatttcattggctgacgctgctatcacaatcgcgtcagccccaacttcagacacgccctctgtcaagcgttgacgctgaagcctcgtgtgaatggggcgtaaggGGTTGGGCTGTGTTTAGTCCCCCTTGGTTTGGGGGTGAGGGGTGTCCATTTTGCAGAGTCCAACCCCAAATTTCTGGGCTCCTTAAGCTGCGGTCAAACTGCACTTTTctcgagtttgagcatgcaaaattctgtcgtacggtgctgcgaaaaggggtgggattaaacaagataattagacatttaaaaagcgagcgattggtccatattttaaatgtctgtccagagag harbors:
- the gal3st3 gene encoding galactose-3-O-sulfotransferase 3 → MSQKKIFLVLIAISTVSFLLHHGGHLNLTLETFWMGCPSFTVSVNQGSGGHSGKHTSVAFLKTHKTASSTVQNILFRFAERNNLTVALPITSCDHQFCYPRPFSVHFVHPHTSPPDIITSHLRFSRTELRRLMPNNTIYITILREPGAMFESLFSYYNQYCLSFKRVPNGSLETFLDEPWNYYRPDEKDSMYARNTLTFDLGGDKDRPFTELYVKRFAAEMEKVFSLVMIAEYFDESLVLLRRLLSWDLDDVLYISLNMRTADSKSSLSSDNTEKIRDWNAIDSALYDHFNASLWRQLRALGLACVEREVQLLRQSRDRLVRSCFGGNLPPLRSAAQITNKELRPWQPSAKVTIVGYDLPVNISKKGPIPPRDECLKMIMPEVQYTKLLLRSESVRYRKRLPIRSRQQTARSVGQPRVHKESQSQSLLP